Proteins encoded within one genomic window of Bacteroidales bacterium:
- a CDS encoding DUF2326 domain-containing protein, which yields MYLEKLYTEPEIFEPVEFRPGINFIFGKKEKSTQSKKSLNNIGKSTFLDLLDFALLSDFNKRNKRLFAAYNKGYLKEKTVVLEFRIEKTEYTVKRSFDNPNKDILFSKDNSKFAPYTIKELKIELCDIIFKKEDYKGYYSNEWLRKIIPFFLKIHKYKKAAFTDPIRYIKELNETELNQYHLFFMDIDNTLSYENYKHQSALKNIAPAIKGIKAFFEEKYDLSLSETQQATITSNLNKLQREYEELDNAIKSFKLQESYAVDEKKADEYTAKIKQLWFENYSDKKRIEAFDNSLKFDDTRIQTKRIEQLYKEFNLLLAENIKKTLDETIKFKKDLINSRKRFISKEINELNKSIEKRNKRINELENKRKQIFDFLSNEKAIEDLSEAHYRLTEKKNELSELKGKVDIYRDLKKEQTEIEVEIKKLEVKVLEFETEISNYKYEFSKIIHETYNAIYPELEDKTSIFDIGSTDRQSKIAISFLDNSTMFGKGKNNVRTLIYDISILFNSMLKNLNAPRFLVHDGVFDGVDKAQFVHLYEYLEEKLHFFERKGQQFQYILTFNQGGTLTEEFGNIDKVTNEKIEDEAILILTPSKKLLGDF from the coding sequence ATGTATTTAGAAAAATTATATACAGAACCTGAAATTTTTGAGCCGGTTGAATTTCGTCCCGGAATTAATTTCATTTTCGGGAAAAAAGAAAAATCAACTCAATCCAAAAAATCATTAAACAATATTGGGAAATCTACATTTTTAGATTTGCTTGATTTTGCCTTACTTTCTGATTTCAATAAACGCAATAAACGCCTTTTTGCTGCATATAACAAAGGATATTTAAAAGAAAAAACCGTTGTTTTAGAGTTTAGAATAGAAAAAACAGAATATACTGTTAAACGTTCTTTTGATAATCCAAACAAAGATATTCTATTCTCAAAAGATAACTCAAAATTTGCTCCTTACACTATAAAAGAGTTAAAAATAGAACTTTGCGACATTATTTTCAAAAAAGAAGATTACAAAGGGTATTATTCAAACGAATGGTTGCGAAAAATAATACCATTTTTTCTAAAAATCCATAAATATAAAAAAGCTGCATTTACAGACCCTATTCGATATATTAAAGAGTTAAACGAAACGGAATTAAATCAATATCATTTGTTTTTTATGGATATTGACAATACACTTTCATATGAAAACTATAAACATCAAAGTGCTTTAAAAAATATTGCTCCTGCAATAAAAGGGATTAAAGCGTTTTTCGAAGAAAAATACGATTTAAGTCTTTCTGAAACTCAACAAGCAACAATTACGAGTAACTTAAATAAGCTACAACGTGAATATGAAGAGTTAGACAATGCAATAAAAAGTTTTAAACTGCAAGAAAGTTATGCGGTTGACGAGAAAAAAGCTGATGAATATACTGCAAAAATAAAACAACTTTGGTTTGAAAATTATAGTGATAAAAAGAGAATTGAAGCCTTTGATAACAGTTTGAAATTTGATGATACAAGAATACAAACTAAAAGAATTGAGCAACTTTATAAAGAATTTAATTTACTTCTTGCCGAAAATATTAAGAAAACATTAGATGAAACTATAAAATTTAAAAAAGACCTGATTAATTCGAGAAAAAGATTTATCAGCAAAGAAATTAACGAATTAAATAAATCTATTGAAAAAAGAAATAAACGAATAAACGAACTAGAAAATAAACGAAAACAAATATTTGATTTCCTTTCAAATGAAAAAGCCATTGAAGACTTATCAGAAGCTCATTACAGACTAACAGAAAAGAAAAACGAACTTTCAGAACTTAAAGGGAAAGTTGATATATACAGAGACCTAAAAAAAGAACAAACAGAAATTGAAGTTGAAATTAAAAAGCTGGAAGTAAAAGTTCTTGAATTTGAAACTGAAATAAGTAATTATAAATATGAGTTCTCAAAAATAATTCACGAGACATACAATGCAATATATCCTGAATTAGAGGATAAAACTTCAATTTTTGATATTGGTTCAACAGACAGACAATCAAAAATTGCTATTAGTTTTTTGGATAATTCAACAATGTTCGGGAAAGGCAAAAATAATGTAAGAACATTAATTTATGATATTTCAATTTTATTCAATTCGATGCTGAAAAATCTGAATGCTCCACGATTTTTGGTACATGACGGAGTTTTTGACGGAGTTGACAAAGCCCAATTTGTCCATCTTTATGAATATCTTGAAGAAAAATTGCATTTTTTTGAAAGAAAAGGACAACAATTTCAATATATCTTAACATTTAATCAAGGAGGAACATTAACAGAAGAGTTTGGGAATATTGATAAAGTAACAAATGAAAAAATTGAAGATGAAGCAATTTTAATATTAACACCGTCAAAAAAACTATTAGGCGATTTTTAG
- a CDS encoding histidine kinase, which produces MEKFTLKKIYKLTAYLLISVVLSGIFIHKSFAQKYNFRNISVKDGLTQSEIYAVCEDQRGNIWFGTLGGGLVMYDGIEFYPYTEEDGLLNNFVRSIYEDKDGIIWVGTEAGLCTYNGIQFKVIDDADGPKNKVVKTIIQDHSGNFWFGTETGGLYFFDGKQFSNYSSENSSFDNNIYSIFEDRNFNIWVGTSKGAYKIKDSNIAFYTEESGLSSDIIRAICEDDDGIIWFATQGGGICSYNGKEFYNFKTEDGISHNIVYYIFNDHAGSLWFATAKGITRYHKGKFKVYDESNGLAGNVVLYIFKDSSENLWFGTSGGGVSILDSERFVHYTENEHMGRRVFCISQVPGGNMIFGTSKGGITTFDGKRYTLLRGNETFTSSKVRALYYTPDSTLWIGTLNDGAFRFNKNGFKQFSKDDGLCSNNITGFIADSKGKVWIASSDFGISVLFGDDERIININKDKGLKSNTIYSLIEDTNGNIWAGTENGGLSVLTLDKNDSESVKIKNYSIEDGLSNNTIRAIIKDDSGNLYLGTAGGGINIFDGNRFYQISKKDGLTSDNIYLLIFDNDGNLWAGSEKGLDKINLIDSFKIKECKHYGYNEGFTGVELYKNSCFKDSNGNLWFGTVNGATVYNSEEDIFIETKTKTHITGIKLFYDDIQDTEYADSINAWYPVPHELILPYNQNSLTFEYTGIYQRNPNAVRYKLMLQGYESSWSPELTKREVTYSNLPPGEYIFKVVSCNESGVWNNKPAEFKFTILSPVWQKLWFIFGVILTILLIFWYLISLRIKRIKQKNRIEQEKLKMEKSILELEQKASRLQMNPHFIFNSLNSIQGFIAVNDSFQAKKYLAKFARLMRLILENSGEEYIPLSNEIFILENYLELEKLSLNQKFEFEIKVAENIDKEEIEIPPMLIQPFVENAVLHGIRPLKDKGFIKINFSSDDNILTCEIIDNGIGREKATKNKIHKTHKSSGIEVTQKRLEQINFETKQSGGVEIFDLKDEAGKPTGTKVVLRIPV; this is translated from the coding sequence ATGGAAAAATTTACTTTGAAGAAAATATATAAACTTACGGCATATTTATTAATTAGTGTAGTCCTGTCGGGCATATTCATACATAAATCTTTTGCCCAAAAGTATAACTTCCGAAACATTTCCGTTAAAGACGGCCTTACTCAATCAGAGATTTATGCTGTTTGTGAGGATCAACGCGGTAATATTTGGTTCGGGACACTCGGCGGCGGACTTGTGATGTATGACGGAATTGAGTTTTATCCATATACTGAAGAAGACGGCTTGTTGAATAATTTTGTTCGTTCGATATACGAAGATAAAGACGGAATCATTTGGGTTGGTACCGAAGCGGGATTATGTACATACAACGGAATACAATTTAAAGTTATTGATGATGCTGACGGCCCGAAAAACAAAGTTGTAAAAACAATTATTCAAGATCATTCCGGTAATTTTTGGTTTGGAACCGAAACCGGAGGTTTATATTTTTTTGACGGAAAACAATTTAGCAACTATTCAAGTGAAAACAGTTCATTTGATAATAATATTTATTCAATTTTTGAAGACCGGAACTTTAATATTTGGGTAGGAACATCAAAAGGAGCCTATAAGATTAAGGACAGTAACATTGCTTTTTATACTGAAGAATCAGGTTTGTCATCGGATATTATACGGGCAATTTGTGAAGATGATGACGGAATAATTTGGTTTGCTACTCAAGGGGGAGGAATCTGTTCATATAACGGCAAAGAATTTTATAATTTTAAAACAGAAGACGGGATTTCACATAATATTGTTTATTATATTTTTAATGATCATGCCGGAAGTTTATGGTTTGCCACGGCAAAAGGAATAACAAGATATCATAAGGGTAAATTCAAAGTATATGATGAAAGCAACGGACTTGCAGGTAATGTAGTGTTGTATATTTTTAAAGACAGTTCAGAGAATTTATGGTTCGGAACATCCGGAGGAGGAGTATCAATACTCGACAGTGAAAGATTTGTGCATTATACCGAGAATGAGCATATGGGACGTAGAGTTTTCTGCATTTCACAAGTACCCGGCGGAAATATGATATTCGGAACATCAAAAGGCGGTATTACAACTTTTGACGGTAAGAGATATACCTTATTAAGAGGAAATGAGACTTTCACAAGTTCTAAAGTCAGGGCTTTGTATTATACTCCGGATTCAACCCTTTGGATAGGAACTCTAAATGACGGTGCATTCAGGTTCAATAAAAACGGATTTAAGCAATTCTCAAAAGATGACGGTTTATGCAGTAACAATATTACAGGATTTATTGCTGACAGTAAAGGCAAAGTGTGGATTGCAAGTTCTGATTTTGGAATAAGTGTTTTATTTGGTGATGATGAAAGGATTATCAATATAAATAAAGATAAGGGTTTAAAAAGTAATACGATTTATTCTTTGATTGAGGATACAAACGGAAATATTTGGGCAGGCACTGAAAACGGCGGCTTAAGTGTTTTAACTTTGGATAAGAATGATTCGGAAAGTGTCAAAATAAAAAATTATTCGATTGAAGACGGCTTAAGCAATAATACGATTCGTGCCATAATCAAAGATGATTCAGGAAACTTGTATCTCGGAACAGCAGGCGGAGGAATTAATATTTTTGACGGCAATCGTTTTTATCAAATATCAAAAAAAGACGGATTAACATCCGATAATATTTATTTGCTGATCTTTGATAATGACGGAAATCTGTGGGCAGGCAGTGAGAAAGGCTTGGATAAAATCAATCTTATTGACAGTTTCAAAATTAAAGAATGCAAACACTACGGATACAATGAAGGATTTACCGGAGTGGAACTTTATAAAAATTCTTGCTTTAAAGATTCAAACGGTAACTTGTGGTTTGGGACTGTAAACGGTGCAACAGTGTATAATTCAGAGGAAGATATTTTTATTGAAACCAAAACCAAAACGCATATCACAGGTATCAAATTATTTTATGATGATATTCAAGATACAGAATATGCCGACAGTATAAATGCATGGTATCCTGTTCCTCATGAACTGATACTGCCTTATAATCAAAACAGTTTAACGTTCGAATATACAGGGATTTATCAAAGAAATCCGAATGCCGTCAGATATAAGTTAATGCTGCAAGGCTATGAAAGTTCTTGGTCTCCTGAATTAACAAAAAGAGAAGTTACGTATTCTAACTTACCTCCCGGAGAATACATCTTTAAAGTTGTTTCATGTAATGAATCCGGTGTTTGGAATAATAAACCGGCTGAATTTAAGTTCACAATACTTTCGCCTGTTTGGCAGAAATTGTGGTTTATTTTTGGTGTAATACTTACGATTTTATTGATATTTTGGTATTTAATTTCATTAAGAATAAAAAGGATAAAACAGAAAAACAGGATTGAACAAGAAAAATTAAAAATGGAGAAAAGTATTCTTGAATTAGAGCAAAAAGCTTCAAGATTGCAAATGAACCCTCACTTTATCTTTAATTCTTTGAATTCAATTCAAGGTTTTATTGCTGTTAATGATTCATTTCAAGCAAAAAAATATTTGGCAAAATTTGCTCGTTTAATGAGATTAATTCTTGAAAATTCCGGAGAAGAATATATTCCTTTATCAAATGAGATTTTCATTTTAGAGAATTATCTTGAATTGGAAAAATTAAGTTTAAATCAAAAATTTGAATTTGAAATTAAAGTTGCTGAAAACATTGATAAAGAAGAAATAGAAATACCTCCGATGTTGATACAACCTTTTGTTGAAAATGCCGTTTTGCACGGAATCAGGCCGTTAAAAGACAAAGGATTCATTAAAATTAATTTCAGTTCAGATGATAATATTCTCACATGTGAAATTATTGATAACGGAATAGGAAGAGAAAAAGCAACTAAAAACAAAATTCATAAAACACATAAATCATCCGGAATTGAAGTTACACAAAAACGTTTGGAGCAAATTAATTTTGAAACAAAACAATCCGGTGGTGTTGAGATTTTTGATTTGAAAGATGAAGCCGGAAAACCGACCGGAACGAAGGTTGTTTTGAGGATTCCGGTTTAA
- a CDS encoding LytTR family DNA-binding domain-containing protein: MFKAIIIDDIENSRITLADDLKRYCPQISVIGEADSVESGINVITLKKPDVVFLDIQLGDGTGFDILEHLGKFDFQVIFTTALDTYGIKAIKFSALDYLLKPIDPDELVEAVNKLEKGPVKDSINESINLLLENIKEIQPDSKRIALSSADKVIMVYVKDIVRCESQGSYTIFYLNNKEEIVTTKNLKEYENLLDEFSFVRVHHSHLINFNYLKEYIKKDGGYAVMTDGSNVPVSFRKRNNLLDMINS; encoded by the coding sequence ATGTTCAAAGCAATTATAATAGACGACATAGAAAACTCCCGAATAACATTAGCAGATGATTTGAAAAGATATTGTCCGCAAATTTCTGTTATTGGTGAGGCTGACAGCGTTGAATCAGGTATAAATGTAATTACATTAAAAAAGCCCGATGTTGTTTTTTTGGATATTCAACTCGGTGACGGAACCGGTTTTGATATTCTTGAACACTTGGGAAAGTTTGATTTTCAAGTTATTTTTACAACTGCATTAGATACATACGGTATTAAAGCAATAAAATTCAGTGCATTGGATTATCTCCTTAAACCAATTGATCCTGACGAATTAGTTGAAGCCGTAAATAAACTGGAAAAAGGGCCTGTAAAAGACAGTATTAATGAAAGCATTAACTTGCTGCTCGAAAATATAAAAGAGATCCAACCCGACAGTAAAAGAATTGCGTTAAGCAGTGCTGATAAAGTGATAATGGTTTATGTTAAAGATATCGTAAGATGCGAATCTCAAGGCAGTTATACTATTTTCTATCTGAATAATAAAGAAGAGATTGTTACAACTAAAAACCTCAAAGAATACGAAAATTTGCTTGATGAATTTTCATTTGTGAGAGTGCATCATTCCCATTTAATCAACTTCAATTATCTTAAAGAATATATAAAAAAAGACGGTGGTTATGCTGTTATGACAGATGGTTCAAATGTTCCGGTGTCTTTCAGAAAAAGAAATAATTTGTTGGATATGATTAATTCGTAA
- a CDS encoding VWA domain-containing protein — MKNLTNQSSKFLNLKKAGLMIMLICIVAIYANAQTSSEDKTGSPYFIVLSDNPDNEQLPLKKTSAIVNIVGVIADVTINQVYKNDGKSPIEAIYTFPASSNAAIYAMEMTVGNRKIIAKIEEKNKARADYEKAKSEGKRTSLLEQSRPNVFQMNVANIMPGDMITVSLKYTEIIIPEKNVYKFVYPTVVGPRYTEGGSSNDYTSTPYQKSGEMPLYNFDIDINLSTGMPIQNVSCKTHKVNIKYPNTSKAVIDLDKSEIKGGNKDFVLEYQLSGDQIESGLMLYEHGDENFFLLMVQPPKKVVIKDIPPREYVFIVDVSGSMRGFPMSVTKKLLRNLVVNLRPTDKFNILLFAGSSGWMAEESLNANEANIEKGIKFIGTQKGGGSTRLLPALTKALSLPRHDEALSRSFIIVTDGYISVEKQAFDLIRNNCDNANVFAFGIGAGVNRHLIEGMAHVGQGEPLIVLNEKEANIEAEKFRQYINKPVLTQVKKSFVNFEAYDIEPITVPDVLAERPVIIFGKYKGNPKGVIKIKGFAGKKSYKKSFNVSEYKPDKKNSAIRYLWARKKIQMLDDYNNLRYDDKRVKEVTNLGLKYNLMTAYTSFIAIDEQVVNDNGNIKTVKQSLPLPEGVPNSAVGFEMEVDDSELSFSFHRSINMDSEFSLEIEKKVVSDINNTLMSKLNDCFENYLFDIDIIEVIIDAAGNVKKVNIKGNMVSKEIKACISEAIRNYNFKKYKLNKEWEFQIKF; from the coding sequence ATGAAAAATCTAACAAACCAATCATCGAAATTTTTAAATCTGAAAAAAGCAGGATTAATGATTATGCTTATTTGCATAGTTGCAATTTATGCTAATGCTCAAACAAGTTCTGAAGACAAAACCGGATCACCTTATTTTATTGTATTAAGTGATAATCCGGATAACGAACAATTGCCTTTAAAGAAAACAAGTGCAATTGTAAACATTGTAGGTGTCATTGCTGATGTAACTATTAATCAGGTTTATAAAAATGACGGGAAAAGCCCGATTGAGGCAATCTACACATTTCCTGCATCTTCTAATGCGGCAATATATGCCATGGAAATGACTGTAGGGAACAGAAAGATCATTGCAAAGATAGAAGAGAAAAATAAAGCTCGTGCAGACTATGAGAAAGCAAAATCAGAGGGAAAACGAACATCTTTGCTCGAACAATCACGCCCGAATGTGTTTCAAATGAATGTTGCCAACATAATGCCGGGAGATATGATAACCGTAAGTTTGAAATATACAGAGATCATTATTCCCGAAAAGAATGTATATAAATTTGTATATCCGACCGTTGTCGGACCCAGATATACGGAAGGAGGCTCATCAAATGATTATACAAGTACACCTTATCAAAAGTCAGGTGAAATGCCTTTATATAATTTTGATATTGATATTAACTTATCAACCGGAATGCCCATTCAAAATGTAAGTTGCAAAACGCATAAAGTAAATATTAAATATCCAAATACAAGCAAAGCTGTTATTGATTTGGATAAGTCAGAAATCAAAGGAGGTAACAAAGATTTTGTTTTGGAATATCAATTATCGGGCGACCAAATTGAATCAGGATTAATGTTGTATGAACATGGTGATGAGAACTTCTTTTTATTAATGGTTCAACCACCCAAGAAAGTTGTGATAAAAGATATTCCGCCTCGTGAATATGTCTTTATTGTTGATGTTTCGGGATCAATGAGAGGATTCCCTATGTCGGTAACAAAAAAGTTACTTCGCAATCTCGTCGTTAATCTTCGCCCGACTGATAAATTCAATATTTTGCTGTTTGCAGGATCATCCGGTTGGATGGCGGAAGAATCTTTAAACGCAAATGAAGCGAATATTGAAAAAGGCATTAAATTTATTGGTACCCAAAAAGGAGGAGGAAGTACAAGATTGCTGCCTGCTTTAACAAAAGCTTTAAGTTTACCGAGACATGATGAAGCTTTATCTCGTTCATTCATCATTGTAACTGACGGTTATATCAGCGTAGAAAAGCAAGCATTTGATTTAATCAGAAATAATTGTGATAATGCCAATGTGTTTGCTTTCGGAATAGGAGCGGGAGTTAACAGACATCTTATAGAGGGAATGGCTCATGTGGGGCAAGGAGAACCTTTAATTGTTTTAAATGAAAAAGAAGCAAATATTGAAGCTGAAAAATTCAGGCAATACATTAACAAACCTGTATTGACTCAAGTTAAAAAGTCTTTTGTCAATTTTGAAGCATATGATATTGAACCGATTACTGTTCCTGATGTGTTGGCCGAACGCCCGGTAATAATATTCGGTAAATACAAAGGTAATCCCAAAGGTGTAATTAAAATTAAAGGATTTGCAGGAAAAAAATCTTATAAGAAATCATTTAATGTATCGGAATATAAACCGGATAAAAAGAATTCTGCAATAAGATATTTATGGGCAAGAAAGAAAATTCAAATGCTTGATGATTATAATAATTTAAGATATGATGATAAAAGAGTTAAAGAAGTTACGAATCTCGGATTAAAGTATAATTTGATGACAGCATATACTTCATTCATAGCTATAGATGAGCAAGTTGTAAATGATAACGGTAATATAAAAACAGTTAAGCAATCATTACCTCTTCCTGAAGGTGTGCCTAATTCAGCAGTTGGTTTCGAAATGGAAGTTGATGATTCTGAATTGTCTTTCAGTTTTCACAGAAGTATCAATATGGACTCGGAATTCTCTTTAGAAATTGAAAAGAAAGTTGTTTCAGATATTAATAATACTCTGATGAGCAAATTAAATGATTGCTTTGAGAATTATCTGTTTGATATTGACATCATTGAAGTCATCATTGATGCAGCCGGAAATGTAAAGAAAGTTAATATCAAAGGCAATATGGTAAGCAAAGAAATTAAAGCATGTATTAGTGAAGCAATCAGAAATTACAATTTTAAAAAGTATAAGTTGAATAAAGAATGGGAATTTCAAATTAAGTTTTAA
- a CDS encoding archaemetzincin codes for MRYKYHFPATLLFIITLLFISCFQEEQQTQNDSSGKKTYTLGDFKKLNVFHTPLGKPKPGDWLYYKDEPGQSFKKYINSGPVVPTKTRNKIYILPIGKFYDTETFVINETAKFMHLFFNLEVVIKNIVPSSVIPVSAQRYHFDTNQFHTKYILKEVLYKNLPSDAVVYIAITSNDLYPKDDWNFVFGQANIKKRVGVSSIFRLKYDDLDTSNYHLFLKRIAETTTHETCHMFSILHCTNYKCMMNGSMHLEEADSKPLYLCPECLAKLIWCTNQDVIERYDKLKSFFDKHNFSDEADFCDKSKELLINLK; via the coding sequence ATGAGATATAAATATCACTTTCCGGCTACATTGTTGTTTATTATAACACTTCTTTTTATTTCATGTTTTCAAGAAGAACAGCAAACACAAAATGATAGTTCGGGCAAAAAAACATATACTTTAGGAGATTTCAAGAAATTGAATGTTTTTCACACGCCTTTAGGAAAACCAAAGCCGGGTGATTGGCTGTACTATAAGGATGAACCGGGCCAATCATTCAAGAAATATATTAATTCCGGCCCGGTTGTCCCTACAAAAACACGTAACAAGATATATATTTTACCGATCGGCAAATTTTATGATACAGAAACATTTGTTATAAATGAAACCGCTAAATTCATGCATTTGTTCTTTAATTTGGAAGTTGTTATAAAAAATATTGTTCCGTCTTCTGTAATTCCTGTGTCTGCACAAAGATACCACTTCGACACAAATCAATTTCATACAAAATACATTCTGAAAGAAGTTCTTTATAAAAATTTACCGTCTGATGCAGTTGTGTATATTGCCATAACATCAAATGATCTTTATCCGAAAGATGATTGGAATTTTGTATTCGGGCAAGCAAACATTAAAAAACGAGTAGGTGTTTCATCCATTTTCAGATTAAAATACGATGATCTTGACACAAGCAACTATCACCTGTTTTTAAAAAGGATTGCTGAAACCACGACACATGAAACTTGCCATATGTTTTCGATCTTACATTGTACAAATTATAAATGTATGATGAACGGCAGCATGCACTTGGAAGAAGCAGATTCAAAACCTTTATATCTTTGTCCGGAATGTTTGGCAAAACTTATTTGGTGTACGAATCAAGATGTTATTGAAAGATATGACAAATTAAAATCCTTTTTTGATAAACATAACTTTTCCGATGAAGCGGATTTCTGTGATAAATCGAAAGAATTGCTTATTAATCTCAAATAA